The DNA region GGGTAGTCAATGCGACCGTCGCCGCACGTTGGCTTTGGGCAAGAGGACGTGCAGCGAGTTATGTTGGTGCAGGTCTTTGTGCAGTTGGAGCTGGGGGTGCCGTTGAGGTAGCCGTAGTCGCACTCTTCCGGGTGCTCAACAATGCCGTTTCCGCAGACTGATGGATTCGGAGGGTAGCAGGGCTCTTTGAACCTGCAGGTGCTGGTGCACTTGGACGAGGGAGTACCGTTGAGATCACCGTCATCACACTCCTCGGGATTCTCGGTGATGCCGTTGCCACAGATGGGCCCCTTGACCCAAGTGCAGTTGGTTGTGCACTTGCAGCCAGGGCTACCATTAAGCGAGCCGTAATCGCATTGCTCTCCTGGGTCGACGACGCCATTGCCGCATGTTGGTGGCCAGGGTACGTCAAGCTTGGTGCAGTTGGCAGAGCACTTGGATCCAGGGGCACCGTTGAATTGCCAACCAAGGTCACACTCCTCTTCAGGAGCATCCAGAATGCCATCACCGCAGTAGCCACAGACGGTGCAGTTATCTGAACAGCCGCTGTCGTAGGCTCCGTTTCTTGGCCCGGCATCGCACTCCTCGCCAGGATCGATGTACCCGTTGCCGCAGACAGGGGCCTTTTTGCAGTCGTCGGTGCAGCCCGAATTGAGCTCACCATTGAGAGATCCAAGATCGCACTCCTCGGGCCAGTCGACAtgtccatcaccacaacaagAGACCTTCTTGCAATCTTTGGAGCAACCGGAGTTGAACTCACCATTGCGATGGCCCAGATCGCATTCCTCGGGGAATGCCACCATCCCATCACCG from Podospora pseudoanserina strain CBS 124.78 chromosome 1, whole genome shotgun sequence includes:
- a CDS encoding hypothetical protein (EggNog:ENOG503PND8); the encoded protein is MLHNKILLALFMGGASCTRIYVNTTTTTHVTATHDPTPRPSYPVCRNGTHCGGVCGDGMVQLPYEQCDLGPELNGAPNSGCSKDCKKVPCCGDGMVAFPEECDLGHRNGEFNSGCSKDCKKVSCCGDGHVDWPEECDLGSLNGELNSGCTDDCKKAPVCGNGYIDPGEECDAGPRNGAYDSGCSDNCTVCGYCGDGILDAPEEECDLGWQFNGAPGSKCSANCTKLDVPWPPTCGNGVVDPGEQCDYGSLNGSPGCKCTTNCTWVKGPICGNGITENPEECDDGDLNGTPSSKCTSTCRFKEPCYPPNPSVCGNGIVEHPEECDYGYLNGTPSSNCTKTCTNITRCTSSCPKPTCGDGRIDYPLGEECDDGEANNGKDYSSCTADCKRKSKPSTCATCNPNPFFNKCTITTSCISTPFGLEKNYCACRAGYRASGLAATDPRQFRLPGFVGQEYRVFVAPGVECDQLCDSPHPGPDSCREVPVRADCA